From the Oceanicaulis alexandrii DSM 11625 genome, one window contains:
- the pdeM gene encoding ligase-associated DNA damage response endonuclease PdeM — translation MTNALRTPLADPVFMTVNGARLIADPSGVAYWPDESVLLVSDLHFEKGSAYAARGQLLPPYDTRATLQRLAAAITVYQPESVIALGDSFHDLGADGRMAPDDAEALSALVASVQDWLWIEGNHDPKPPARFGGRAGFELALGPLHLRHEPQPGARPGEVAGHLHPCAKVSGQGRRVRRRCFATDGARLILPAFGAYTGGLNVCDAAYAPLFQTRPHAYMLGRERVYAVNGAKLLGD, via the coding sequence ATGACCAACGCTCTCCGTACGCCGCTGGCCGACCCTGTCTTCATGACGGTGAACGGCGCCCGCCTGATCGCGGATCCGTCCGGCGTGGCCTATTGGCCGGATGAATCGGTTCTGCTGGTCAGCGATCTGCACTTTGAAAAAGGCAGCGCCTATGCGGCCCGTGGTCAGCTCTTGCCCCCGTATGACACCCGCGCCACCTTGCAGCGCCTGGCCGCCGCGATCACGGTTTACCAGCCGGAGTCAGTCATCGCCTTGGGCGACAGCTTTCACGATCTGGGCGCGGACGGACGCATGGCGCCCGATGACGCGGAAGCCCTGTCAGCGCTTGTCGCGTCGGTGCAGGACTGGCTGTGGATCGAGGGGAATCATGACCCGAAACCGCCTGCGCGATTTGGCGGGCGGGCCGGGTTTGAACTGGCGCTGGGGCCTTTGCATCTCCGCCATGAGCCCCAGCCGGGCGCCCGACCGGGCGAAGTGGCGGGGCATCTGCATCCCTGCGCCAAGGTCAGCGGCCAGGGGCGCCGGGTGCGGCGGCGCTGTTTCGCGACCGACGGCGCGCGGCTGATCCTGCCTGCGTTCGGCGCGTATACGGGCGGGCTCAATGTCTGTGACGCCGCCTATGCGCCGCTCTTCCAGACACGTCCCCACGCCTACATGCTGGGTCGCGAGCGGGTCTATGCCGTCAACGGCGCCAAGCTCCTGGGCGATTAG
- a CDS encoding acyl-CoA dehydrogenase family protein, producing the protein MTAQVLNVPKPEWLDQEDVNIFDGAVRGFIEKECLPHGDRWEKEGSVDRDVWTKAGESGLLCPAAPEEFGGAGGDWRHDYAFHMAVAEMGVDGWGASLHNSIVAPYVWHYGTEEQKKRLLPKLISGEYVGAIAMTEPGAGSDLQGIKTNAVKDGNGYKINGSKTFITNGGMANFIVVVAKTDPKGGAKGTSLFLVETDGLEGFRRGRNLDKVGMKSQDTAELFFEDMKVPAEALLGEEEGQGFFQLMEQLPQERLQIGVQAVGMMKRALHETITYVKERQAFGKPVIGFQNTQFKLAELKTKATIAEVFVQHCSDLLIKGQLDAATASMAKYWTTDIQCELIDECVQLHGGYGFMNEYPIARMWRDSRVQRIYGGTNEIMKLLIARTL; encoded by the coding sequence ATGACGGCGCAAGTTTTAAACGTGCCAAAGCCGGAATGGCTGGACCAGGAAGACGTGAATATTTTCGACGGGGCCGTGCGCGGTTTCATTGAAAAAGAATGCCTGCCCCATGGCGATCGCTGGGAGAAAGAAGGCTCGGTGGATCGCGATGTCTGGACCAAGGCCGGCGAAAGCGGTCTTCTGTGCCCAGCGGCTCCTGAGGAGTTCGGCGGCGCGGGCGGCGACTGGCGCCATGACTACGCCTTCCACATGGCCGTCGCCGAGATGGGCGTGGATGGCTGGGGCGCCAGCCTGCACAATTCCATCGTCGCGCCCTATGTCTGGCATTACGGCACGGAAGAGCAGAAAAAACGCCTGCTGCCCAAACTCATCTCGGGCGAGTATGTCGGCGCGATCGCGATGACCGAGCCGGGCGCCGGCTCTGACCTTCAGGGCATCAAGACCAATGCCGTCAAAGACGGCAATGGCTACAAGATCAACGGCTCGAAGACCTTCATCACCAATGGCGGCATGGCGAACTTCATCGTCGTGGTCGCCAAGACCGATCCCAAGGGCGGCGCCAAGGGCACCTCGCTCTTCCTGGTTGAGACCGACGGGTTGGAAGGCTTCCGCCGCGGTCGCAATCTCGACAAGGTCGGCATGAAGTCCCAGGACACCGCCGAGCTGTTCTTTGAGGACATGAAAGTCCCCGCCGAAGCGCTGCTCGGTGAAGAAGAGGGCCAGGGCTTCTTCCAGCTGATGGAGCAATTGCCCCAGGAACGCCTTCAGATCGGCGTTCAGGCCGTGGGCATGATGAAGCGCGCGCTTCATGAGACGATCACTTACGTCAAGGAGCGCCAGGCGTTTGGCAAGCCGGTGATCGGTTTTCAGAACACCCAGTTCAAACTTGCGGAGCTCAAGACCAAGGCGACTATAGCTGAAGTGTTCGTCCAGCATTGCTCTGATCTTCTGATCAAGGGCCAGCTGGACGCCGCGACAGCGTCCATGGCGAAGTACTGGACGACCGACATCCAGTGCGAGCTGATTGACGAATGCGTGCAGCTGCATGGCGGCTACGGCTTCATGAACGAGTATCCCATCGCCCGCATGTGGCGGGACTCGCGGGTGCAGCGAATCTATGGCGGCACCAACGAGATCATGAAGCTGCTGATCGCGCGGACGCTGTAG
- a CDS encoding DUF3429 domain-containing protein, translated as MQRLSEAPALVLILGFGGLLPFIAGALGVMVGGQAALQAATALPVYAAVILSFLAGGRWASELVIRSDTPRSGVLLLSITLSLAGWLAVVMQVWNRPGLPLDLEMTGWGVLIAGFVIQFLWDRTAIRGATFPRWYLPLRFLLTAVAVLCLGLTAFVRSSPTFSL; from the coding sequence ATGCAACGCCTTAGCGAAGCTCCCGCCCTGGTTCTGATATTGGGATTTGGCGGATTGCTGCCCTTCATCGCCGGCGCGCTCGGCGTCATGGTGGGCGGCCAGGCCGCCTTGCAGGCCGCCACCGCCCTGCCCGTCTACGCCGCCGTGATCCTGTCGTTTCTGGCGGGCGGCCGCTGGGCCAGCGAGCTGGTGATCCGCTCGGATACGCCCCGCTCGGGCGTGTTGCTCTTGTCCATCACGCTCAGCCTGGCAGGCTGGCTCGCGGTGGTGATGCAGGTGTGGAACCGTCCCGGACTGCCGCTGGACCTGGAAATGACGGGCTGGGGCGTGCTGATCGCTGGCTTCGTGATCCAGTTCCTGTGGGACCGCACCGCCATTCGCGGCGCGACCTTCCCGCGCTGGTACCTGCCGTTGCGCTTTCTGCTGACTGCCGTGGCGGTATTGTGCCTCGGGCTGACCGCGTTCGTGCGCAGCTCGCCGACTTTCAGCCTCTAA
- a CDS encoding acetyl-CoA C-acetyltransferase, which translates to MTDAYIYDATRTPRGKGKKNGSLHEITALQLATQQLQAIRDRNNLDTSFIDDVVLGCVSPVGEQGADIARAAALNANYAETASGFQVNRFCASGLEAVNLAAAKVMSGEADLAIGGGVEAMSRVPMGSDGGAMAVDPEMAFDHYFVPQGVSADLIATKYGYSRDDVDAYAIESQNRAEKAWKERRFDKSVVPVKNQLGLVQLDHDEHMRPGTDMQSLASLKPSFKDLSAFVGLDKVAMQKYPDVEKINFVHHAGNSSGIVDGAAAILVGSKEMGEKLGLKPRARIRAMASTGSEPTIMLTGPAPSARKALKKAGMSPSDIDLFEMNEAFASVVLRFMEDLGVDHSKTNVNGGAIAMGHPLGATGAMILGTVLDELERTGKSTGLATLCVGGGMGTATIIELV; encoded by the coding sequence ATGACTGACGCTTATATTTATGACGCTACGCGGACACCGCGCGGCAAAGGCAAGAAAAACGGCTCGCTGCACGAAATCACTGCGCTGCAGCTCGCCACCCAGCAGCTTCAAGCGATCCGTGATCGCAACAATCTCGACACGTCTTTCATCGACGACGTGGTGCTGGGCTGCGTGTCGCCGGTGGGCGAGCAGGGCGCTGATATCGCCCGCGCCGCCGCGCTGAACGCGAACTATGCCGAGACCGCCTCGGGCTTTCAGGTCAACCGCTTCTGCGCCTCGGGCCTGGAAGCCGTGAACCTGGCTGCGGCGAAAGTCATGTCCGGCGAAGCCGATCTGGCCATTGGCGGCGGCGTGGAAGCCATGTCGCGCGTGCCCATGGGTTCAGACGGCGGCGCCATGGCGGTCGATCCGGAAATGGCGTTTGACCATTACTTCGTGCCCCAGGGCGTGTCCGCGGACCTGATCGCCACCAAGTACGGCTATTCGCGCGATGACGTGGACGCCTATGCGATCGAATCCCAGAACCGCGCCGAGAAGGCCTGGAAAGAGCGCCGCTTCGACAAGTCCGTCGTGCCGGTGAAGAACCAGCTCGGCCTCGTCCAGCTTGACCATGACGAGCATATGCGCCCCGGCACCGACATGCAGTCGCTGGCGAGCCTGAAGCCGTCCTTCAAGGATCTGTCGGCGTTTGTGGGCCTCGATAAGGTCGCGATGCAGAAATACCCTGATGTGGAGAAGATCAACTTCGTCCACCATGCGGGCAACTCCTCGGGCATCGTGGACGGCGCCGCCGCCATCCTCGTAGGCTCCAAGGAAATGGGCGAGAAGCTCGGCCTCAAGCCGCGCGCCCGCATCCGCGCCATGGCGTCCACCGGCTCCGAGCCGACCATCATGCTGACCGGCCCCGCGCCGTCTGCGCGCAAAGCGCTGAAGAAAGCCGGCATGAGCCCGTCCGACATTGATCTGTTTGAGATGAACGAGGCGTTCGCCTCGGTCGTGCTGCGCTTCATGGAAGATCTGGGCGTGGATCACTCCAAGACCAACGTCAATGGCGGCGCCATCGCCATGGGCCACCCGCTGGGCGCCACCGGCGCGATGATCCTCGGCACCGTGCTCGACGAACTGGAACGCACCGGCAAGTCCACCGGCCTCGCCACGCTCTGCGTCGGCGGCGGCATGGGCACCGCGACCATCATCGAGCTGGTCTGA
- a CDS encoding sulfite exporter TauE/SafE family protein: MQIYLPIAEISLNLWLLLGLGLGVGFLSGLFGVGGGFLMTPILIFLGIPPAVAVSTQANQIVASSVSGALAHFRRKTLDVKMGLVLLAGGIVGSVSGVQLFGLLQRLGQIDLVISLCYVGFLGVIGSLMLFESVNAIRRRRSAGGPVRPKRRKRGLIDTLPFKTRFAVSGLYMSVIPPIAIGFLVGVLAALMGVGGGFVMVPAMIYLLRMPTNVVIGTSLFQILFVASLTSFLQAVQNQTVDMVLAGILIVGGVVGAQIGARFTSKIPAEELRALLALMVVSVCLKLLWDLTSTPVDMFVLMQARGGM; the protein is encoded by the coding sequence GTGCAGATCTACCTGCCCATCGCCGAGATTTCCCTGAACCTCTGGCTGTTGCTCGGCCTGGGTCTGGGCGTGGGCTTCCTGTCGGGCCTGTTCGGCGTTGGCGGCGGCTTTCTGATGACGCCGATCCTGATCTTTCTGGGCATCCCGCCGGCCGTGGCGGTGTCCACCCAGGCCAATCAGATCGTGGCCAGCTCGGTCTCGGGCGCGCTCGCCCATTTCAGACGCAAGACGCTGGACGTCAAAATGGGGCTGGTGCTGCTGGCGGGCGGCATTGTGGGCTCTGTTTCCGGCGTACAGCTCTTTGGCCTGCTGCAAAGGCTGGGACAGATCGATCTGGTCATCTCGCTTTGCTATGTGGGCTTTCTGGGCGTGATTGGCAGCCTGATGCTGTTTGAGAGCGTCAACGCCATTCGCCGCCGCCGCAGCGCCGGCGGGCCGGTGCGCCCTAAACGCCGCAAGCGCGGACTGATCGACACGCTGCCCTTCAAGACCCGCTTCGCCGTCTCCGGTCTCTACATGAGCGTGATCCCGCCCATCGCCATCGGCTTTCTGGTGGGCGTTCTGGCGGCGCTGATGGGGGTGGGCGGCGGCTTCGTCATGGTCCCCGCCATGATCTATCTGTTGCGCATGCCCACCAATGTGGTGATCGGCACCTCGCTGTTTCAGATCCTGTTCGTCGCCTCCCTGACCAGTTTCCTGCAAGCGGTGCAGAACCAGACCGTGGACATGGTGCTCGCGGGCATTCTGATCGTGGGCGGGGTGGTCGGCGCGCAGATCGGGGCGCGGTTCACCAGTAAAATCCCTGCGGAAGAATTACGCGCCTTACTGGCGCTTATGGTGGTCAGCGTCTGCCTGAAACTGTTGTGGGATCTGACCAGCACGCCGGTGGACATGTTCGTGCTGATGCAAGCGCGCGGGGGGATGTGA
- a CDS encoding TIGR02186 family protein, translated as MTAHALMLCLLGALLASADALAAPPEGVQPPAQIAAALTEDVVEIRSTFAGAELTLYGAAIGLEEGDDIVVAVRGPEDDLRVMRKRRVLGIWINAAPVRFEDVAGYYAVASTRPLAEFASFSALRRNQIGMDHVRLFAPESIRRETLFGVRDVLVTDLGGEIVDYRAALVRNKARRGLYAEAPGGVEVLEGGLFRARVVLPPTTPTGQYNADVYLFRDGQPIATRRTELTVVKAGAERTIYDLAQNRPVVYALISVLLAMLAGWTAAAVTQRR; from the coding sequence ATGACCGCCCATGCGCTGATGCTCTGTCTTCTGGGGGCGCTTCTCGCCAGCGCAGACGCACTTGCTGCGCCGCCTGAAGGGGTGCAGCCGCCCGCCCAGATCGCGGCGGCGCTCACCGAGGATGTGGTTGAAATCCGCTCGACCTTCGCCGGCGCCGAGTTGACGCTGTACGGCGCAGCGATCGGCCTTGAAGAGGGTGATGACATCGTGGTGGCCGTGCGCGGCCCCGAAGACGATCTGCGCGTCATGCGCAAACGCCGGGTTTTGGGCATCTGGATCAACGCCGCGCCGGTGCGCTTTGAGGATGTGGCGGGCTATTACGCCGTCGCCTCAACGCGCCCCTTGGCTGAGTTCGCGAGCTTTTCAGCGCTGCGGCGCAACCAGATCGGCATGGACCATGTGCGATTGTTCGCGCCCGAAAGCATTCGCCGCGAAACCCTGTTCGGGGTGCGCGACGTGCTGGTGACCGATCTGGGCGGCGAGATCGTCGATTATCGCGCCGCCCTGGTGCGCAACAAGGCCCGCCGCGGGCTCTATGCGGAAGCGCCTGGCGGCGTCGAGGTTCTCGAAGGCGGGTTGTTCCGGGCGCGGGTCGTCTTGCCGCCCACCACGCCCACAGGCCAGTATAACGCGGATGTGTATCTGTTCCGGGATGGACAACCCATAGCGACCCGGCGCACAGAGTTGACGGTGGTCAAGGCGGGCGCGGAACGCACCATCTATGATCTGGCCCAGAACCGTCCGGTCGTGTACGCCTTGATCTCGGTCTTGCTGGCCATGCTGGCCGGATGGACTGCAGCGGCGGTCACCCAGCGCCGTTAA
- a CDS encoding MerR family transcriptional regulator gives MTHAAIPEADLSIREIAEKFDVTPRTLRFYEQKGLLNPKRRGGSRWYTAGDVARLSLILRGRRVGFSLEEIGEMLDLEALATRSHETLSRNLGRFRARIAALEQQRNDIEDALAELNAGCAWLEERLADREPSEDIKRRAAAFEALASARLTQWSGHSPDDPT, from the coding sequence ATGACTCATGCTGCAATCCCTGAGGCTGATCTTTCCATCCGCGAGATCGCGGAGAAGTTTGATGTCACGCCTCGCACCTTGCGCTTTTACGAGCAGAAAGGCTTGCTCAATCCCAAGCGCCGGGGCGGGTCGCGTTGGTATACGGCCGGTGATGTGGCGCGTCTGTCCTTGATCCTGCGGGGTCGCCGGGTCGGTTTCTCTCTCGAGGAAATCGGCGAAATGCTCGATCTCGAGGCGTTGGCCACCCGCTCGCACGAGACCTTGTCGCGTAATCTGGGGCGTTTTCGCGCCCGTATCGCCGCGCTTGAACAGCAGCGCAATGATATTGAAGATGCGCTGGCGGAATTGAATGCGGGCTGCGCCTGGCTGGAAGAACGCCTGGCGGATCGAGAGCCTTCTGAAGACATCAAGCGGCGCGCCGCCGCGTTTGAAGCGCTGGCGTCCGCACGACTGACCCAATGGTCCGGGCATTCGCCCGATGATCCCACATGA
- a CDS encoding acyl-CoA dehydrogenase C-terminal domain-containing protein, which produces MPDYKAPNRDQKFVLNELLNVQQYNDIPGFADASEDIVNAILEEGGKFCEGVLHPLNKVGDHEGCSLKDGVVTTPTGFKGAYDQMTEAGWTALSAPAEFGGQALPHYLNLAFNEMVTSCNMAFGMYPGLTNGAAQALLVGGSQEQKELYLPKMFSGEWSGTMNLTEPHCGTDLGLLRTKAVPNGDGSYKISGQKIWISAGEHEMSGNIVHLVLARVEGAPQGVKGISLFVVPKYLPDADGNPGERNTLQCGGLEEKMGIHGNATCVMNYDEAKGWLVGEENKGLKIMFVMMNEARLGVGLQGLGLAETAYQYSLAFAKDRIQGRSLTGPKNPDGPADPIIVHPDVRRMLMDQKVFVEGARAFTYWTALQGDLEHKAEDEALREKAGDYMALLTPIVKGYLTDKGYDSVSTGLQVHGGSGFTREWGIEQLLRDARITLIYEGTNGVQALDLVGRKLAMAGMRPINTFFGELDEFIAENQGDADLKLYVDGLADVKAKLQKATNWLVEKGLENFDNAGAASTDYMHLFGLTCFAYMWAKMAKVAAAKKGDNDPIYATKLVTAKYFVERWLPQADAHLARIETGAETMMTLEAEAF; this is translated from the coding sequence ATGCCCGATTACAAGGCCCCAAATCGCGATCAGAAGTTCGTCCTGAACGAGCTGCTCAACGTCCAGCAATACAATGACATCCCCGGCTTCGCGGACGCGTCCGAGGACATCGTCAACGCCATCCTGGAAGAGGGCGGCAAGTTCTGCGAAGGCGTGCTGCATCCGCTCAACAAGGTGGGCGACCATGAAGGTTGCTCCTTGAAAGACGGCGTGGTCACCACGCCGACCGGCTTCAAGGGCGCCTATGACCAGATGACCGAAGCAGGCTGGACCGCGCTGTCCGCGCCCGCCGAATTCGGTGGTCAGGCTCTGCCGCATTACCTCAACCTCGCCTTCAACGAGATGGTGACCAGCTGCAACATGGCGTTCGGCATGTATCCGGGCCTGACCAACGGCGCGGCGCAAGCCCTGCTGGTGGGCGGCAGCCAGGAGCAGAAAGAGCTCTACCTGCCCAAGATGTTCTCCGGCGAGTGGTCGGGCACCATGAACCTGACAGAGCCGCATTGCGGCACTGATCTGGGTCTACTGCGCACCAAGGCGGTTCCGAACGGCGACGGCAGCTACAAGATTTCCGGCCAGAAGATCTGGATCTCCGCCGGCGAGCACGAGATGAGCGGCAATATCGTTCACCTGGTGCTGGCGCGTGTTGAAGGCGCGCCGCAGGGCGTGAAAGGCATCTCGCTGTTCGTGGTGCCGAAATACCTGCCGGACGCGGACGGCAATCCGGGCGAGCGCAACACGCTTCAGTGCGGCGGCCTGGAAGAGAAAATGGGCATTCACGGCAACGCCACCTGCGTCATGAACTATGACGAGGCCAAGGGTTGGCTCGTGGGTGAAGAGAACAAGGGCCTCAAAATCATGTTCGTCATGATGAATGAGGCGCGTCTGGGCGTGGGCCTGCAGGGGCTGGGCCTGGCGGAGACCGCCTACCAGTACTCGCTCGCATTTGCGAAAGACCGCATCCAGGGCCGCTCCCTGACCGGGCCGAAAAACCCCGACGGTCCTGCCGACCCGATCATCGTGCACCCCGATGTGCGCCGTATGCTGATGGATCAGAAAGTGTTTGTCGAAGGCGCTCGCGCCTTCACCTACTGGACCGCGCTGCAAGGCGATCTCGAGCACAAGGCCGAGGATGAAGCCCTCCGCGAAAAAGCGGGCGACTACATGGCGCTGCTTACCCCGATCGTGAAGGGCTACCTGACCGACAAGGGCTATGACAGCGTCTCCACCGGCTTGCAGGTTCATGGCGGTTCAGGCTTCACCCGCGAATGGGGCATCGAACAGCTGCTGCGCGATGCGCGCATCACCTTGATCTATGAAGGCACCAACGGCGTTCAGGCGCTTGACCTGGTGGGCCGCAAACTGGCGATGGCCGGCATGCGTCCGATCAACACCTTCTTTGGCGAGCTGGACGAGTTCATCGCCGAGAACCAGGGCGACGCGGATCTGAAGCTCTATGTGGACGGCCTGGCGGACGTGAAAGCCAAGCTGCAGAAAGCCACCAACTGGCTGGTCGAAAAAGGTCTTGAGAACTTCGACAACGCCGGTGCGGCCTCGACCGATTACATGCATCTCTTCGGTCTGACCTGCTTTGCCTATATGTGGGCGAAAATGGCGAAAGTGGCCGCCGCCAAGAAGGGCGACAACGACCCGATCTACGCCACCAAGCTGGTCACGGCGAAATACTTCGTCGAGCGCTGGCTGCCCCAGGCGGACGCGCATCTGGCCCGGATCGAAACCGGCGCCGAGACCATGATGACGCTGGAAGCCGAAGCGTTCTGA
- a CDS encoding peptidoglycan-binding protein encodes MPPVAPWSVKGIDPRARALAKSAARREGMTLGEWLNRVILDDGVSENAKDWDDQLSRFPGFGGGDDGGPGHDDQLTELVQRLSDRMEASERRSTQALSHIDQSVTSISRRLDLIEDSVDEEGETAQDAIKRTRAQQDEILERVRRLERAGPGAGADPAALKSVETTVGKLAGRMYETERDVRAELDNLAHKEERRRDSAERGLEKLGQRLEETEKTLSSETRDLRELVETRDQRTQSLLSDLQDTSRSLQSRIISAEGATQRAAEALAGSQEKLDNRLRQLETVQSQAIKDEDVQRRIDALAREVADVIRETRSECARQIAEVSKNADSPRLERALAEAETRLRAAEQRQSDALQRIGGEVARLARAVDQRLDRTEQRLQRRLDEDEAKRQSKQDRSDLEARLEKVRQDNTVAMRRIGEQVARLGENLADRVQQAEHRSAEAVEAAGERMAQVVERLEHARSSNGEQDLETRIRASEERTAERIDKAMSGLHERLDQARHDTSEALSPVQKAMNALAERLEAIEGRKGKSKDKDPSKAVVREAVDAIDDFTKPLPEAPDNWVSNAEADDDFALPAHDDFDIKAEPARASSFTPAEPGPILAPTPKPQPAPQHRAAEPESAPAARKPAAMGATADADFLAKARKQVRANRGGEAGWTPPAEPEQRSSNRTLLLGASALGFLAVAAAAGMLVMEAINGPEQSALNSDPSATLSSLFSEPADLSTSATPDLRTAEADDGTANALTETPAVSEAESSTPDIQPAPPPTQTPSVAAPAPRPSAAPAAPSLESAAANGDAVARYQLALQQLDEGRFSDAAALMRRAAEQDVPAAQRRFALMLANGEGVPANPASAREWMARAAENGNVQAMHDAGGMFINAESTPDFQAIAARWFEQGALHGLVDSQVNMALLFKEGFGVPESPADAYAWFTIAANAGDAEARNSAAELRPMLTPEQRAAAESVARNFTPRASRPEAQGEYPPQPWDNGALASPAQIARAQALLSQLGYQPGPADGMMGARTRDAIRSFRRAQGLTVSDQVDSTLISRLEQAAAG; translated from the coding sequence ATGCCGCCTGTGGCGCCTTGGAGTGTGAAGGGGATTGATCCCCGCGCCCGCGCCCTCGCCAAATCAGCGGCGAGGCGTGAAGGCATGACTCTGGGCGAATGGCTGAACCGCGTCATTCTCGATGACGGCGTATCTGAAAACGCCAAGGACTGGGATGATCAACTCTCCCGTTTCCCGGGCTTTGGCGGCGGCGATGACGGTGGTCCCGGACATGACGACCAGCTGACCGAACTTGTGCAACGTCTGTCAGACCGCATGGAAGCGTCAGAACGGCGCTCCACCCAGGCGCTCTCTCATATCGACCAGTCGGTCACCTCCATTTCGCGCCGTCTCGATCTGATCGAGGACAGCGTGGATGAAGAGGGCGAAACCGCGCAGGACGCCATCAAGCGCACCCGTGCTCAGCAAGACGAAATACTGGAACGCGTGCGCCGACTGGAGCGCGCCGGGCCTGGCGCTGGCGCAGATCCCGCTGCGCTGAAATCGGTGGAGACCACGGTCGGCAAGCTGGCGGGGCGGATGTACGAGACCGAGCGCGATGTCCGCGCCGAACTCGACAACCTCGCCCACAAGGAAGAGCGCCGCCGCGACAGCGCCGAACGCGGGCTGGAAAAACTCGGCCAGCGCCTTGAAGAGACTGAAAAGACGCTGAGCAGCGAAACTCGCGATCTGCGTGAGCTTGTGGAGACGCGTGACCAGCGCACTCAATCCCTGCTCAGCGATTTGCAAGACACTTCGCGCTCGCTGCAAAGCCGCATCATCTCCGCAGAGGGCGCCACCCAGCGGGCCGCCGAAGCGCTGGCGGGATCTCAGGAAAAACTCGACAATCGTCTGCGCCAGTTGGAGACGGTCCAGTCTCAGGCGATCAAGGATGAGGACGTGCAGCGCCGCATCGACGCGCTGGCGCGCGAAGTCGCTGACGTGATCCGCGAAACGCGCAGCGAATGCGCGCGCCAGATTGCGGAAGTCTCAAAGAACGCCGACAGCCCGCGACTTGAACGCGCGCTGGCGGAGGCTGAAACCCGGCTTCGCGCCGCCGAACAGCGCCAGTCTGACGCCTTGCAACGCATTGGCGGCGAAGTGGCGCGTCTGGCCCGCGCCGTCGATCAGCGACTGGATCGCACAGAGCAGCGCCTTCAGCGCCGCCTGGACGAAGACGAAGCCAAACGCCAATCAAAACAAGACCGCTCCGATCTTGAAGCGCGCCTTGAAAAGGTGCGCCAGGATAACACCGTCGCCATGCGGCGGATTGGAGAACAGGTGGCGAGGCTTGGGGAAAACTTGGCGGACCGCGTCCAGCAGGCCGAGCACCGCTCGGCGGAGGCGGTCGAAGCAGCGGGCGAACGCATGGCCCAGGTTGTAGAACGTCTCGAACACGCACGCTCATCCAATGGCGAGCAGGATCTTGAAACCCGCATCCGCGCCTCTGAGGAGCGCACAGCGGAGCGCATCGACAAGGCCATGTCCGGCCTGCACGAGCGGCTGGACCAGGCGCGACACGATACAAGCGAAGCGTTGTCGCCGGTCCAGAAGGCGATGAATGCGCTGGCCGAGCGGCTTGAAGCGATTGAAGGCCGCAAGGGCAAATCTAAGGACAAAGACCCGTCAAAAGCCGTCGTGCGCGAGGCCGTAGACGCGATTGACGATTTCACCAAGCCGCTGCCTGAAGCGCCCGACAATTGGGTCAGCAATGCCGAAGCAGACGATGACTTCGCGCTGCCGGCCCATGATGACTTCGACATCAAGGCGGAGCCGGCGCGCGCTTCATCCTTCACGCCTGCGGAACCGGGGCCTATTCTTGCTCCGACGCCCAAGCCTCAACCGGCGCCACAGCACCGCGCAGCTGAGCCAGAGTCCGCCCCTGCGGCGCGCAAACCGGCCGCCATGGGCGCGACGGCGGATGCAGACTTCCTCGCCAAGGCCCGCAAACAGGTTCGCGCCAATCGCGGCGGCGAAGCAGGCTGGACTCCACCTGCCGAACCGGAGCAGCGCAGCTCCAACCGCACCTTGCTGCTGGGCGCCAGCGCGCTTGGTTTTCTGGCGGTCGCCGCAGCGGCGGGCATGCTGGTGATGGAGGCCATCAACGGGCCTGAACAATCCGCTCTGAATTCAGACCCCAGCGCAACCCTGTCCAGCCTGTTCTCAGAGCCGGCGGATCTGTCGACGTCCGCCACGCCGGACCTGCGTACGGCAGAGGCTGATGACGGCACAGCCAACGCCTTGACTGAAACGCCCGCCGTTTCAGAGGCAGAGTCGTCTACGCCTGACATTCAACCGGCGCCCCCGCCCACTCAAACGCCGAGCGTCGCAGCGCCTGCACCGCGCCCCTCCGCCGCACCGGCGGCCCCCAGCCTTGAAAGCGCCGCCGCCAATGGCGACGCCGTCGCGCGCTACCAACTGGCGCTGCAACAACTTGACGAAGGCCGGTTCAGCGACGCCGCCGCCCTGATGCGACGCGCCGCCGAACAGGACGTGCCCGCCGCTCAACGCCGTTTCGCGCTGATGCTCGCCAATGGAGAGGGCGTGCCCGCCAACCCCGCTTCAGCACGAGAGTGGATGGCCAGAGCTGCTGAGAACGGCAATGTTCAAGCCATGCATGACGCAGGCGGCATGTTCATCAACGCTGAATCCACGCCCGACTTCCAGGCGATCGCAGCCCGCTGGTTCGAGCAAGGCGCCTTGCATGGCCTAGTCGACAGCCAGGTCAATATGGCGCTTCTGTTCAAGGAAGGCTTCGGCGTTCCCGAAAGCCCCGCCGACGCTTATGCCTGGTTCACCATTGCAGCAAACGCAGGCGACGCCGAAGCGCGCAATTCCGCTGCTGAACTGCGCCCCATGCTGACGCCCGAGCAACGCGCCGCTGCGGAATCAGTGGCGCGCAATTTCACGCCGCGCGCCAGCCGCCCCGAAGCGCAGGGCGAGTATCCGCCTCAGCCTTGGGACAATGGCGCGCTGGCCAGCCCGGCCCAGATCGCCCGCGCCCAGGCCTTGTTGTCTCAACTCGGCTATCAGCCCGGCCCCGCGGACGGCATGATGGGCGCGCGCACGCGTGACGCCATTCGCAGCTTCCGTCGCGCCCAGGGCCTGACGGTGTCAGATCAAGTGGACAGCACGCTGATCTCACGGCTTGAACAAGCCGCCGCCGGCTAG